From a single Ignavibacteriota bacterium genomic region:
- a CDS encoding (2Fe-2S)-binding protein yields MEQTSSPTPSLTINGRKVYYNNERNLLEVIRKANIELPTFCYHSELSVYGACRLCVVDIEGRGIVTSCSTRPEPGMKVQTSTETLREVRKVSLELLLARHNMSCTSCLKSASCRLQEVSRKLGVTEIRFKKSEEVHPMDTTAAGITRDPNKCILCGDCVRACNEIQGIGAIDFAYRGHAMQVVPSLGKGLGEVTCVECGQCARVCPTGALTPRSEIDRVWKVLEDKKKYVVVQVAPAVRVALGELFGIESGKDVTGQMVSALRMLGFKKVFDTAYAADLTIMEETAEFVKRMEKGENLPLITSCCPGWVKFAEFKFPQLLDNVSTCRSPQQMLGSVVKDTLPKELEIAREDLIMVSVMPCTAKKGEAARPEFAVDGVKDVDIVITTQELGVMIQQLGLKFASLTPESFDMPFGFKTGAGVIFGNSGGVSEAVVRYAAEVLGGKPLAQDDVMEVRGENGIRNVSVMLGDRELRLAVVHGLRNAKRLLNDVKKGKVAVDFIEVMACPGGCVGGGGQPVSLEPAVRKSRAKGLYSADKALQLRRSQDNPYLSRVHGEHHHHLHTTYTDRSEAFEGEVSLSRCDTEDSVELKICLGPLCLSRGSDELLNAVVDRIAEDGLVGKVHVVAHTRVDPCEHPVTAAIDDEEIAHATVESIMGALHERLEVVRAH; encoded by the coding sequence ATGGAACAGACATCATCACCAACACCATCATTGACCATCAACGGCCGCAAGGTCTATTACAACAACGAACGCAACCTGCTCGAAGTGATCCGGAAGGCGAACATCGAGCTGCCCACGTTCTGCTACCATTCTGAACTCAGCGTGTACGGCGCATGCCGCCTGTGCGTCGTGGACATCGAAGGGCGCGGGATCGTCACGTCGTGCTCCACACGTCCGGAGCCGGGCATGAAGGTCCAGACCTCCACCGAAACGCTCCGGGAAGTGCGCAAGGTGAGCCTCGAGCTCCTCCTCGCGCGCCACAACATGTCGTGCACGTCGTGCCTCAAGAGCGCCTCCTGCCGTCTGCAGGAGGTCTCCCGCAAGCTCGGCGTGACGGAGATCCGATTCAAGAAGAGTGAAGAAGTGCATCCCATGGACACCACGGCGGCAGGCATCACGCGCGACCCGAATAAGTGCATCCTGTGCGGCGATTGTGTGCGGGCCTGCAACGAGATCCAGGGGATCGGCGCGATCGATTTCGCCTACCGGGGCCATGCCATGCAGGTCGTGCCGAGCCTCGGCAAAGGGCTGGGCGAGGTGACCTGCGTCGAGTGTGGACAGTGCGCACGTGTCTGTCCGACCGGCGCTCTCACGCCGCGCTCCGAGATCGACAGGGTATGGAAGGTGCTGGAAGACAAGAAGAAGTACGTCGTGGTGCAGGTGGCTCCGGCCGTGCGTGTGGCACTGGGCGAGTTGTTCGGGATCGAGAGCGGCAAGGACGTGACCGGACAGATGGTGAGCGCGCTGCGCATGCTCGGATTCAAGAAAGTGTTCGATACGGCGTATGCGGCAGACCTGACCATCATGGAAGAGACGGCGGAGTTCGTGAAGCGGATGGAGAAGGGCGAGAACCTGCCGCTCATCACCTCCTGCTGCCCGGGATGGGTGAAGTTCGCGGAATTCAAGTTCCCGCAGCTCCTGGACAACGTCTCGACCTGCCGTTCGCCCCAGCAGATGCTCGGGTCGGTGGTGAAGGACACGCTCCCGAAGGAACTGGAGATCGCGCGCGAAGACCTGATCATGGTATCGGTCATGCCCTGTACCGCCAAGAAGGGCGAGGCCGCCCGTCCGGAGTTCGCCGTGGACGGCGTGAAGGACGTGGACATCGTGATCACCACCCAGGAACTGGGGGTGATGATCCAGCAACTCGGACTCAAGTTCGCGTCGCTGACACCGGAATCCTTCGACATGCCGTTCGGCTTCAAGACGGGCGCCGGGGTGATCTTCGGCAACAGCGGTGGCGTGAGTGAAGCCGTGGTGCGGTACGCTGCGGAAGTACTCGGCGGCAAGCCTTTGGCGCAGGACGACGTGATGGAAGTGCGTGGCGAGAATGGCATCCGCAACGTGAGCGTCATGCTGGGTGACCGGGAGCTCCGTCTGGCCGTGGTGCATGGTTTGCGGAACGCGAAGCGCCTGCTCAATGATGTGAAGAAGGGCAAGGTGGCCGTGGACTTCATCGAGGTCATGGCATGTCCGGGCGGCTGCGTGGGTGGAGGTGGCCAGCCGGTGAGTCTCGAACCGGCGGTGCGGAAGTCGCGTGCGAAGGGGCTGTACAGCGCAGACAAGGCGTTGCAGCTCAGGCGTTCGCAGGATAATCCGTATCTGAGCCGCGTCCATGGGGAGCACCATCACCATCTGCACACAACGTACACGGACCGCTCCGAAGCGTTCGAAGGGGAGGTGAGTCTCTCGCGGTGTGACACCGAGGATTCGGTCGAGCTGAAGATCTGTCTCGGCCCCTTGTGCCTCTCGCGTGGATCGGACGAGCTGTTGAATGCCGTGGTCGACCGGATCGCGGAGGACGGGTTGGTGGGGAAGGTGCATGTCGTCGCCCACACGCGCGTCGACCCCTGCGAGCATCCTGTGACCGCGGCGATCGACGACGAGGAGATCGCGCATGCGACGGTGGAGAGCATCATGGGGGCGCTGCACGAGAGGCTGGAAGTTGTGAGGGCCCACTAG
- a CDS encoding 4Fe-4S binding protein → MEPVRLEEIAEEYRRRSSAVAARIVLCAGTGCIANGANKVFAMFKTVLEAKGLDVYVDLKMVEEDKAGFHLSESGCQGFCQMGPLVTVLPDNIMYTRVKAADVAEIIEETVINKRPVTRLLYKDPATKEVCRGTGDIPFYTQQKRMLLKMCGQIDPGDINEYIALGGYAGARRAHLELSADDVTRIVEDSGLRGRGGGGFPTGRKWRAAAAQPPGKKYVICNGDEGDPGAFMDRSVMEGNPHSVIEGMLIAARAIGADEGYVYVRAEYPLAVKRMRAAVEIAGSLGILGESVFGSGRPFRINVMEGAGAFVCGEETALMASIEGRRGMPAPKPPFPAECGLFGKPTIINNVETLASVPIVISLGAEQFRATGTKASPGTKTFALTGHVANTGLIEVPFGTSLRTIIFDIGGGVTTRRGPGKPEDFKAVQIGGPSGACLSPRYLDLPLEFDSLKAINAMVGSGGLVVMNQDTCMVQVARFFMQFTQSESCGKCVLCREGTYQMLVLLDDIIEGRADERTIGLLESVARAVGTGSLCGLGKSAPNPVLSILRDFRGEFDAHIAHKRCPANKCTALIRPSIVASKCRGCGLCVKSCPTGAITGERKQAHIINEALCIRCGACLTTCKLGAIA, encoded by the coding sequence ATGGAGCCTGTACGGCTGGAAGAGATCGCCGAAGAATACCGGCGCCGGTCCAGTGCCGTCGCTGCGCGCATCGTCCTGTGTGCCGGCACCGGGTGCATCGCCAACGGCGCGAACAAGGTCTTCGCAATGTTCAAGACCGTCCTCGAGGCGAAAGGCCTCGATGTGTACGTCGATCTGAAGATGGTGGAAGAGGACAAGGCAGGGTTTCACCTCTCGGAAAGCGGCTGCCAGGGCTTCTGCCAGATGGGTCCGCTTGTGACCGTGCTGCCGGACAACATCATGTACACGCGCGTCAAGGCAGCCGACGTTGCCGAGATCATCGAAGAGACGGTCATCAACAAGCGTCCGGTCACACGCCTGCTGTACAAGGACCCGGCAACGAAAGAGGTCTGTCGCGGTACCGGCGACATCCCGTTCTACACACAGCAGAAGCGGATGCTGCTGAAGATGTGCGGACAGATCGATCCGGGTGACATCAACGAGTACATCGCGCTGGGCGGGTATGCGGGTGCGCGACGTGCACACCTCGAGCTCTCCGCCGATGACGTCACCCGCATCGTGGAGGACTCCGGCCTGCGCGGCCGTGGGGGCGGGGGGTTCCCGACGGGTCGCAAGTGGCGTGCTGCCGCAGCGCAGCCGCCGGGAAAGAAGTATGTGATCTGCAACGGCGACGAAGGGGATCCGGGTGCCTTCATGGACCGGAGCGTAATGGAAGGGAATCCGCACAGCGTGATCGAAGGCATGCTCATCGCCGCGCGTGCGATCGGGGCCGATGAAGGATATGTCTACGTCCGGGCGGAATACCCGCTCGCCGTGAAGCGCATGCGCGCGGCAGTGGAGATCGCGGGATCGCTCGGCATCCTGGGCGAGAGCGTGTTCGGCTCTGGCCGTCCGTTCCGCATCAATGTGATGGAGGGTGCCGGGGCATTCGTGTGCGGTGAAGAGACGGCGCTGATGGCGTCCATCGAAGGGCGGCGCGGCATGCCGGCCCCGAAGCCGCCGTTCCCGGCGGAGTGCGGACTCTTCGGCAAGCCGACCATCATCAATAACGTGGAGACCCTGGCATCGGTCCCGATCGTGATCTCGCTCGGCGCAGAACAGTTCCGTGCCACCGGCACGAAGGCCTCGCCGGGAACCAAGACGTTCGCGCTCACGGGGCATGTCGCGAACACCGGACTGATCGAAGTTCCGTTCGGCACATCATTGCGGACCATCATCTTTGACATTGGAGGAGGCGTGACGACGAGGCGCGGGCCCGGAAAGCCGGAGGACTTCAAGGCAGTGCAGATCGGTGGGCCATCAGGCGCATGCCTCTCGCCGCGGTATCTCGACCTTCCGCTCGAGTTCGACTCGCTCAAGGCGATCAATGCCATGGTCGGGTCGGGCGGACTCGTGGTGATGAATCAGGATACCTGCATGGTGCAGGTGGCGCGGTTCTTCATGCAGTTCACCCAGAGCGAATCCTGCGGCAAGTGTGTCCTGTGCCGCGAGGGGACCTATCAGATGCTCGTCCTCCTCGATGATATCATCGAAGGGCGTGCGGACGAGCGGACGATCGGACTTCTGGAGAGCGTCGCCCGGGCTGTCGGCACCGGTTCCCTGTGTGGCCTCGGCAAATCCGCGCCCAATCCGGTGCTGTCCATCCTGCGCGACTTCCGCGGGGAGTTCGATGCGCATATCGCGCACAAGCGCTGCCCTGCGAACAAGTGCACCGCGCTCATCCGCCCCAGCATCGTTGCGTCCAAGTGCCGCGGCTGCGGTCTGTGCGTCAAGTCCTGCCCGACCGGTGCCATCACCGGCGAGCGGAAGCAAGCGCACATCATCAACGAGGCCCTCTGCATCCGTTGCGGTGCATGCCTCACGACCTGCAAACTTGGCGCGATAGCGTGA
- a CDS encoding NAD(P)H-dependent oxidoreductase subunit E, with protein sequence MSPEMLVSRAEKFSKVCGILERFGHKPTMLIPILQAVQEEYRYLPEEVLSFIAATLDLPPARVFGAATFYAHFALKPKGRYVIRVCDGTACHVKDSEPILNKLRTVLGLGKGQQTTEDMEFTLETVSCLGACGLAPVVVVNEEVHSLMTPEKTEALVNGLKGRKEGMAA encoded by the coding sequence ATGTCCCCTGAAATGCTCGTTTCCCGCGCTGAAAAATTCTCGAAGGTCTGCGGGATCCTCGAACGCTTCGGTCATAAGCCAACGATGTTGATCCCGATCCTTCAGGCCGTACAGGAAGAATACCGCTATCTGCCCGAAGAAGTACTCAGTTTCATCGCTGCCACTCTGGACCTCCCCCCGGCCCGTGTTTTCGGGGCTGCCACGTTCTATGCCCACTTCGCCTTGAAGCCGAAGGGGCGGTATGTCATCAGGGTGTGTGATGGCACTGCCTGTCACGTGAAAGACTCCGAGCCCATCCTGAACAAGCTACGTACCGTGCTGGGTCTTGGCAAGGGGCAGCAGACCACCGAGGATATGGAATTCACCCTTGAAACGGTCTCGTGCCTGGGTGCATGCGGCCTGGCTCCGGTGGTGGTTGTGAACGAAGAAGTGCATTCCCTGATGACCCCCGAAAAGACCGAGGCCCTCGTGAACGGGTTGAAGGGGCGGAAAGAAGGGATGGCCGCGTAA
- a CDS encoding PAS domain-containing protein: MSERPSLWQILWDHDPNGLVVVNPDLHVTLVNPSFCSLFNVREKEIVGLPLSRILDDAQEFREVWEKNEPRSGEGKEYPRHGLFLRRLLFPVKEERIIAGIMVDLTSEWKRMKQVDLFKEQAIEEISHVIRDQMKIAQNITQLLGETTAESQIALHRLTSLLKREVI, encoded by the coding sequence ATGTCCGAAAGACCCTCCCTTTGGCAGATCCTCTGGGATCACGACCCGAATGGCCTGGTTGTGGTCAATCCTGACCTCCATGTGACCCTCGTAAACCCTTCATTTTGCTCACTTTTCAACGTTCGGGAGAAGGAGATCGTAGGGCTACCTTTGAGCCGGATCCTGGACGATGCCCAGGAATTCCGGGAGGTATGGGAGAAAAATGAGCCCCGGTCCGGCGAGGGAAAAGAGTACCCCCGCCATGGGCTCTTCCTCAGGCGCCTCCTGTTCCCGGTCAAGGAAGAACGTATCATTGCCGGGATCATGGTAGACCTGACCAGCGAGTGGAAGCGCATGAAGCAGGTCGACCTTTTCAAGGAGCAGGCCATCGAGGAGATCTCGCATGTGATCAGGGACCAGATGAAGATCGCCCAGAACATCACCCAGCTTCTCGGGGAGACGACGGCGGAGTCACAGATCGCCCTCCATCGCCTCACCTCCCTGCTCAAGCGGGAAGTGATCTGA